The genome window GAATGAAGCATACTCAATTCCAGCGTTGAAGCTACTTATAACGTGCTTGTATATCAGTAAGTGAACATTTAACCCTTTTTTCGCGAGAggaaattatcattttttctaACACAAAAATAGGTTCCAATGATCAACTGAAAAACACGGAAAATTCAAATGGCATCGTTCAGGACGAACCGGAAGTTATATTACAATCAACCGAACGCATTGATATACTGTTTCAACGGATCAAATTTACCACACCTTGTACGGGTGAAATATTCGGAAACGTTTTGTGCCAAATGATTCGTGACCTGGTGCCgccaaatgaaattttaacaaaagtcATCAAGGAGTTCCTGTCATTAACCCAGCCACAATGTGAAGTCATCGCAAAAATACTGTTTCATGTAAGATAATCTCGATGAGGCTAAAATCGGAACGAAAATTGATGGATTTGCTtgtttcgttaattttttttttgaaggttTTCCGTTCGGCAATCGACTCAGATTCACTTACATTACTGCAAGATTGGCTCATCTGTTcgtttccaaattttctaatgTTTCCCGTCAACAGAGCCGTGTGGTGCTTGAGTGTGATATTCGTATCGGCGTCGATTAATCAACATTTAGTTAAGATATTTCCGGAAATATTGgacaatttcaatattttgaacgATCGACAGGTAATTTTGTTCAGACTGTTTACAAAGGATTTCTACAGTAATTTGAGCGCCGACCAAAGGTTGAATTTTAAGAAAGTATTGGCCGAATGCAATTATGACATAATTAGAACATCATTGAATTGAGGGTACATTTTGTGCAGGTAGTTAGACcttctttttctctttttttttgtattgtacACACAAAGTTTGTTAATGAAACGATTCCTTTTCCTAATATATTTATTACAGAAACTGAATTGACTTTGTTTTTATGACCTCAAAGTCTTTTAATATTATCGTGGGTGCTCGTTGCGTATCAACGCTGAAGTCTGTTGCTATTTGAATGATGCATCGAGTGTAACTCAAAGGACATGccattcattaaattaaatccTTTCTAAAGCTCTAATATTCTCAAGAAATAACGGGCCGTTGAAATACTTCGTTCGCTCAAAAAGGCTGTGTTTGGACATATACAAACAAGTGACccaattttgacgagttgttaaattaattttgattcaGCTTTGTCCGAAGTTTGGCCTTAGGTGTTTTTAATGTGTATTGACGTAAAAGTTCCTACAGCATATGGTAGGTAGGGttgccatttttgaaaattcgaaaagagGACATTTTGTACGAgaaaagaggacaaaaagaggacgccttttaattcgaaaaagaggacgaaaagAGGACAAATATAGAGTCTTAGCTCTTTTATTATTCTATGTGGACCAATAGATATTCAAATaattagtgagaaaagttaaaattaaaatttcatttggtttGAGGCGAATCCGAGGTTTCAGTACCTACCATTTGTAAACATGacctttttttcctttttttataaaaatcttcatattcttccttattttccagaaaagtgattcttttatgttttttgcTAACTTTACTTGGAGTTCTTGAACTGTAAGCTACAAACATGCACTTATCTCAGAAGAAATTCATAAGTTTTTTTCGATActccatttttgtttcgaagtaaaaatctaaaaaataagaaacgtgtttcttaataatttacaaatctAGGCCTGTTCAGGCACATTTTCTGAAATCTGACTGTTTCTGACCATTgtaggaaaattttctaaaacctTTCCGTTTCTCACGAATTTCCTACAATCTGCCTATTTCACACcaatttagttgtatttttaaattgctgCTAGAATATGACtcgatttcaacttaatttcgtttttttaatactCCTGGTTTACTCCTTATTTTATGcatataaaaacataaaaattcccAATCATAATGCTAAAGCTTCCTTAATTCCTAAATATGGAGTCGAATTTTTGACTGCGAGGACTAGTCAACTATATCATTCGAATGCTGTAGAAGCCATGTAGCTTTAGAAATACCTGCGCAagcgaaattttttccgtaaaatttgACCACATCTGTtaattttgctaaaatttaacaatattttagaaaaaagaggacgttgtgtgaaaaaagtgaaagtgaaaaaagaggacgaatggcAACCCTAATGGTAGATATCTACTTACCTGTTTTAGGTTTGCTTTTTGAATAAGAttagtcagtaaaaaaaatcggttacTGACACAACTTCATCACGCCTTGACAGGTTTTTAGATCATGGTTCAAAATATCCACAGCAACATAACCCTCgcgattttcatacaaatgttgatgaggttatgtctctatgggTCAAATTTGTCAGTAATTTCTCACTCGTATTGGCCTTGGAACAAGCCTATATCAAGTCCAGTTTAAGAGAGTTCTTACTAAAGAACACGACGTAAAGACtacttaaaaagaaaatattaaaatagcTTACAATGTTACTACTTCGCCCTCTGACAAAGccttggaaaattattttcgaaaatttaccataatttgccaaaaaaaaaaattaagaccAGGTGAAGGTGTTTACTATCGCACAATGTTTAAATTGCGATGTAAGCACCTCCACCTGGATTTAAGccaatttcacacaaaatgtaGCCACGCccctcctcaacaaaaaagaagtttttccgaaatgcacccaaaaactGAGAACGCACATCGATTCAGGGACCTATTGGGAGCTCAAAACAgcattcagtaaaatcggACCAGTTCCTTCcctatacaaaatttttcatttcttctttGTGAGAATTAGTTGAATCCGACGTGCGAGAAGTACGAACTTTGTTTTTGGCGAATCAAACCAgtaaatttggtgaaattgcTTTACGGCTCAAATCGTCCAACATTCTCTGGTTTTGTACTCTTTGACCTAATGTAGTTTTTGTGCAATTCCTTGCCAATTCTTTTTAAAGTTTCTGCTAAACCAGTTAGAGTTCTCTGCtcaccaaaaaaagaaacagtagaatttcggaaaaagaaaatatgcaCAACGCATCATTGAGACTCGAgcttatttttggaaattataattacgaaaaaattccgaaaaactgctacaattgctaaaagtttctcatatgcagaatgagcaccagctgaatatcaccagctggtgtacaaacaaaaacactttgtattgtatacaattcaaagacaacctacacacagtgcatttctacgttaacgtcatctacgcgcacataacacgtatgaatgaagtaaacacattgttaagaatgtgttttgattgtttatcatacaataagtgtatgttagcagatccagctggtgatattcagctggtgctcattctgcatatgaaaaatatttacaggctCTAAGAAGTTCcaaaaaactttattaatttttttaaattcttccagacttacagtcagaggcagcgAAATTTCAGCacgaatttgcttcagctgtttttaagctgatccacacaaacaatctaaactgtttatacgtcgTTATACGGTTTTACGCGCGTGCGtatagcagcttcaaccgtatgaacaagtaTATACAGTTTTGATCGtgtgtgtggatcagctgaaaaacagctgaagctaatttatggtgaaattttactgcctctgactgtatttgaagttttccgatttttttcttttaattcatattttcaaagtGAACACTTAACGAATCATCAATGGAgcttcaaaaaagaaaaaaagataaaaattatGAGGGAGCTCTCCGCTTCATCTTTAACCAATtgagtaaaatatttcaaaaactcttttgtaTAATCGAATGTATTCATGTAAATCAGTTCGACCGAACACTAATGGTTCACACCATTAATCGAAATAACCGCAATCACCGTTAATCACTTAGATAGCTGATGGCGTgtaatttttgcaatttaatttcttcGCTTCTGCAATCATTTCGCAGCATGTCATAGAAGTCCAGTTTTGAAGAAGTCCACACGAGTACACATGGAACGTTTCCTCATCTACTGGATTTGTGGCAATAAAGTAGGTGTTTCCTTCTTCTAAATATACGCCACAAGCGGCTGAATTGTCATTTGTCTTCAAAACGGTAGCCGATACAGGAGCACCACGGAATTGTTGCACAATTTCAATCGGATAGCAAATTTCCATTTCTCCGCAATAGTATGATGGGCCCACAACTTTGAATGTACCACCGAAGGTAGCTTCACAATAGCTCTCCAATCCTGGAATTCCCGCACACGAGCATGCATCGGAAAAACTGATGTAAGAAATAGCGAAAAGCAAAATCAAACCGAACTTCATCTTTAGGCTGTGAGGAGAAACTGAACTGTGAATGAAGTGAAGAGACGATTCCATTTTTATAtcattcgcaaaaaatatttgtttagctggttctcaatttttttaaaattaatttttcttcgttgaaCAAAGTTGAACAATGAGGTTAATGAGACGAAGCTTCACGAATTTTTCTTACGAGTACAATGTCCTCATTGATCGAAAACGTAACGGTCAAAGGGTTTAACCAAAAGATGTAAAGCTGTAGTGTGTttcttgcaaaatatttttttttacatttaccCCCTGTCGCTAGTCGCCACGaagtttcaaacaaaaataatttatttggcTTCATTAattgcaaaacaaaatttccgatAAAAACACATGCTCAAATACTGCCACTGGCACACTTGTACTAATAATGTCTCGCAACATGTTATGGACTTTTTAACCAATTCtatgtttaaatatttacttcCCGAAAGAAAAACACCCGTGTTCAAACACATCTATTGGCGTCACCTCATTTTTGGAAGAAATAAAGTTAAAAAGTTACATTCGGGTCTTGTTACCAGGCCTTTCCTTTTTacttgaaaattgttaataaatgttttccCCGTCGAACGTTGAAAAAATGCATATTCTTTGCTCAACTGTATGGAAGAACAgccaaattttgtcaaaatattacGACTACAGTTATAGCTTTATTTGAATCATCAGCAACTAtgagaacaaaaaaagaaacgaaagaaGCAGCTGACATTGCAGGAGATGATGTTTTGAttgacgttttttttaaattatattgcAAAATGTCCACGATTTTGTCTCAAACAGtttaagttttcaaaattacttcAGGAAATTGCTGACCGATTTTTATGATTGAAATAGTAatagcatgtcaaggggtcgtaaaaactggaaaaactgaaagatatttattttaaatgcgacaaaaaCAATTATGGCGCAGCCGGTAAAACATCgatcttttctcaaaaattaaaaactacagtaaataaatatcatcgatcttcttcttccctaatgttcccaaaatacaAGCAGCGTTACCACGTTGAATTGCGATGGAAATTCTTTGCAGAAGGTATCCTTTTGATTTTACCTCACccgttgcctttttcattaaagagcccaatttatcaataaatttcttcgtttccggacccatgcaacctaaagtCTCGAAAGCAAGTGGGGTTAGCAAAtagttttgtttcaaagaaacgTAATGGTTATGCTTATGTCTCTCTGCTTTTTCAGCAATGGACCGTGCTTTCTTTGATGAATCATTAATATATGATGCAGCCATGGTATCCCGGACGGTAACATCCCACAAGAGTGATCTCCCATGACTCCATGGTATCAAAGTCATACCgtcaggtcttttaccatcatctcttgAAATACCTGGAGGCTGCACTATATTTGGAACACCTGCACTAGAGAAAGCATAAGCGAATATGTTATTCATAATATCATGTCTAACGTATTTTCCTTCTGCGCATTTCACACAAGATAAACCATGCAATCCATCTTTTTCGACTGTTTTACCGCAAAGACATTTATGTTCCTCACATATTTGAGTGCCTCatcgaagaccaacagcaattctagcaGAATTGTTATCCAGTAGTAATCCTAATTGACTCGATGGGATCacttgcaaccactttgaagattctttagtcGATGATGCAAGTAGTCTGGCACGAGTTTTCAGGtcaccattttcaaacaattcattaaattgatttttgatctTGGGGATGTCCCAATTCCTTTGTTCCTTTTTAagagtatcgttttctggaacAAATTCTTGAggaatttcattaattaattgtacAATCTGTTCATCAATTACTCGTAAATCAAATCTTTGAAGAATCACGCCACACAAATCTGATGAAGAAAAGACTGACGACAAGTAGGCCGGTATTGCTAAATCCTCAACTTTTCTAATACCCATACCTCCGAAAGACAATGGAAGCGACGCTTGATCCCAAGAAAGGCCTTCTACCCTATTATTAGTAATCGACTCCAAAGCTGACCTAAAAACTTCGTCAACAGACCTCAGATTATCCGGAAGCAAGTAAGCTCTAGAAGCGCGCATCAAATAACTGAACCTACAACTGCTCAAAGATttcctaaaaacacacaaagcagGATGTACGTCCATCAACTTCAATCGATCACAcatcaatttgattgattcaacCTTAGACGAAAACATCCTCTCTAAACCTGTCTCAAACACCGGCGAGCCTAACAACTCAAGGGTAGACTCATCCACCTTCTTAATACCCGGCAACAAAGCTGATATCTCAGCATACATACGAGCTTCTTCATTATCAGTCGCATTGATAAAGAAAACCTCGCACTTCTT of Bradysia coprophila strain Holo2 chromosome X unlocalized genomic scaffold, BU_Bcop_v1 contig_26, whole genome shotgun sequence contains these proteins:
- the LOC119069355 gene encoding metalloproteinase inhibitor 2-like — encoded protein: MKFGLILLFAISYISFSDACSCAGIPGLESYCEATFGGTFKVVGPSYYCGEMEICYPIEIVQQFRGAPVSATVLKTNDNSAACGVYLEEGNTYFIATNPVDEETFHVYSCGLLQNWTSMTCCEMIAEAKKLNCKNYTPSAI